The stretch of DNA TTTCAGGCGCATTGTTTGCTTTGCTTGCTCTGTTAGCCGGAATCATTACCGATCTGAATGATAGAGAGTTTCCGCAGGCTATCGGAAGCAAGAGCATGCTTAACATTAGCTTCGCGGAAACGGAATTCTCTATCAATGAAGCGTTTTCCAAGTTAGAAGAACTCAATGAACGTCTAGATCTTGGACTGGTCAAAATCACTCCAGATCTCGCTGGCGATCAAGAGGGCAAGGTGTTTGCTGCGCTTAACAATGAAGCGCTACCCGATAAATTTACCTGGTTTAGTAGCAACGATACAGGCAAGATTGTTGGGAAAGAGCGGCTTTCCAATTCCTATCCCGATGGATTATATCTCGTGACAGGCAACCCTGTTCGTTTGGGTGAATTTGAGGATGCTTTGAAAGATGCGGGGGTAGAGATTACCCGCAGGGACGCCGCCATCTTGGATAGTCTTATGTTCGTGGTACAGGAAAGAGGATTTACAACCGTAATTCTCGCCTCATTGGCGCTCGTTTCATCGCTGGCCTTGTTCTGGCTCTCAGTTAGGGCGCGTGGACGTGCGATTCGAGTTCTGGGCGGCTCTCCAACTGTGCGGATTCAGATGCAGGATCTTACAGATTTTTGTGGGGCGCTGCTCGTTTCGGCAGGAATTGTCGCTTTAGCTGCAGCAGGCTATGTGGGTGTTTTTCATGGCTGGATGTACGTCGGTACCTTTCTCAAAGCCCTATTCATTCTTCAATTTGTAGTTATTGCCATATCCATGCTAGCTGCGCTTATTATGTCAGCCTCTGCGTGGCCGAGTGCTGTCATGCTTGCCACTAGACAACCAGCTGTAAAAAGCTTGCGTTCGGCGGCGTTTGTGATCCAGGCGCTAACATTTGTTTTAGTGGTGTCTATGGCTTCTCTTGCTTGGTCTGCATATAAACACTCGTCTGCCAAGGCGGCCGAAATGGAGCAGTGGAAGAAGCTTGCAGAACAAGTGTCAATCGTGTTTGCAACAGACATGGATGAAATGGATCGCATGGAGTCAATGATCGGCGAGATGACAAAGGATGCGGAATCCAAGAGAGTTGCAGCACTCTCCTACACTTACACTAAAAAAATGTGGCCATCGGTTGATTTTGGCAAGTACTCCGCCGTCTCTTTCGTAAACCAGCGCTGGCTTGACTTAGTCGCTATGGGGACGGAGCAGCCGCTTTTAACGCCAGTTTCACGTCACAACATTTCAGAAGATTTAGTTCGCGAACTCCGGGAAGAGATGAATATATTGTCAAGGAAAGAGCATTCCAATCATATAGTTAAGCAATTAAAATTTCTTCAACCAGTTGAGGGATTCCAACTTCCAGTGGCTCAAGGGGGAGCAGGAGAAAGTCTTCACTTTGGCGATGATGTTCTGCTCGCTGTCATTCCCTCACTGTCCGACACCTTTAATGATTTTACCTTGACATCTATGATCTCAAGTGGCAACGTAGTGTTCACTGGTGCAGCTGCTGCACAACAACTATTAGAAACACACAGTCTTGATGTACAGGCGCTACGCGATCGCGGTATTCAAGGGGAACTGAAAGTTGTTTACATTGCCGAAGAGGGCCTATTGCGAGCTCAGTTCGCAGCATATCTTGTGTGGCTGCAGAATCTTTCGCTGCTTGCACTGATGATTGCTTTCAGTGTAGCTACTGCAATCAGTGCGCTGATTACCGCAACATTACAGGCGAAGCGCGATTTCCCATTGCGGCTGGCAGGCCGGTCTTGGATGCGAATTTTCCAAAGCCGCGTGATCAAGGAACTATTTGTTGGGGGCATACTCGCGGTTATTGTTGTCATCCTGCAAAGACCTAATGAAATAGGTATTGTACTTGTAGCTATGGCATATGGATTGCTTATTGTACCGCTGTCCCATCTGTTTGCAGTACGTTGGTGTTTTAATGGAGTTAGTAAACGCAGGATTTAATGAAAGATTATTAGAGTTCAATTCCGAAGCCCGGTTTCTTACTTAGAATGTTGAGAAATCGGGCTTTCTGATATTTATAGTATAAAAAAATCCGAGTGCGACCGCTGCAGCCGGCTGCCGAATGTAAGGAAATAATTCAAGATCCGGAGAAAGAATCTATTATGTTCCTGGAGGGAAGTCATGTCAGCAAAAAGATAAAGTGAGCCTTTTCTGTCATCTCCCACTGATGACAAGAAGAACAAAGGTTAACATCACAACGCTTTGTAAGCTGCAGGTGCCGTGTTTCCTGCTTTCCTTCTTTATTTTTGAAGGGCCTCTTCCATGCGGGGTAAACACACAGGACTGTTTGCCCCATCAAGCACTTTTTGGGGAATTTCGCATAAGATGTGGTGTCAACATATATGTGAAAGGAGAGGGAAAAATGGCAAAGGAAAAGCAGCCAGAAAAAAGACATGAAATGTCCGAGGAAGAGTGGGAGGAATTAATGCGTCGCCGCCATGAATTTTGGTGGGGGAAACGTCGTCCGGCTCCTCCAAGCAAAGAAGAAAAAGAGCGTGAATAGAAAGGCATAAAGAAAGCACCTGTCTCTCTTTCGAAGATTCAGGTGCTTTTTGGTTATACAGCTAAGCGATGACCAGCCCTTCTTTGTCCCGTACGATTTGCTCGACTTCGGAGCCTTCCAGCGTTTCTTCCTTTAATAAAGCATCGACTAAACGCTGGAATTGTGGCTGATGCTCGGAGATAATGCTTTCTGAGAGTGCAAGAGCTTTCTGAAACAGCTCCTGCATTTTTGTTTCGCGTTCCACCTTATGAAAAGTTAAGGTGAAACCATCTTGCAGCATGCCGGTATCGACCATCTGCTCGATCATTTTTTTCGCTTGCTGCACATCACCGCTGACGCCAATGCTGTGTTCACCAAGAACCATCCGTTCCGCTACGCCGCCTGAAAGAATCATAGCCACCTGATCAAGCAGTTCACTCACAGTGGATAAATGAAGCTCTTTCGGAATGGGGGCGACATATCCAAGGGCTTGACCTCTCGGAATAATCGTCGCTTTTCTAACGGATCCGGGCTTTGTCACAGCGGCGACAAGAGCATGACCGGCCTCATGGATTGCTACTCTGCGCTTCGTCTCAGGATCATTTAAAGTTCGGGATGTGCTGCCGAGAATAATGCGGTCCAGCGCATTATGGATATCAGCTTTTTCAATCATTTTCCGGCCGTTTCGCAGGGCGTTCCTGCTGGCTGTTTCAAATAATGATTGAAGGTCAGCTCCGGAAAAGCCGGATGTGCTTTCCGCAAGTTCTTCCAGGCTTGCGGCGACATCTTCAGCTAAATGCTTTCCTTTCGTGTGAATGTCCATAATTTCTTTGCGTCCTTTCGTATCCGGCAGCGGGACAAGGAAAGAAAAGTCGATTCGGCCAGGACGCAGAAACGCCTCATCAAGCAGGTCCTTTCTATTGGTGGCTGCGATGAATAAAATATTATCATTCGCATGGCCGCCGTCAAGCTGAACAAG from Bacillus xiapuensis encodes:
- a CDS encoding AAA family ATPase — its product is MRKVFLLFVILLIIAAGFIWFAKNMDKAVTIPYSSMEKTIQEQGGEQVALQEKSDGTLYLTTKDGQYISHISPGSQSVDRLVETYNIKYSYSNKGPYDNWIIGGVLLLIIAASSIAYKKSKSGTSKSMKKSLSKARPLPSITLNDVGGLSKEMKEEIMQTLSIFKDPKQSAEIGLKPPKGILFYGPPGTGKTLLAQAIAKELNAHFFSASGSAFTELFVGVGASRVRSLFEQARKQKPAVIFIDEVDALAARRKAHGGEEAEKTLTELLVQLDGGHANDNILFIAATNRKDLLDEAFLRPGRIDFSFLVPLPDTKGRKEIMDIHTKGKHLAEDVAASLEELAESTSGFSGADLQSLFETASRNALRNGRKMIEKADIHNALDRIILGSTSRTLNDPETKRRVAIHEAGHALVAAVTKPGSVRKATIIPRGQALGYVAPIPKELHLSTVSELLDQVAMILSGGVAERMVLGEHSIGVSGDVQQAKKMIEQMVDTGMLQDGFTLTFHKVERETKMQELFQKALALSESIISEHQPQFQRLVDALLKEETLEGSEVEQIVRDKEGLVIA